The Leucobacter chromiiresistens genome has a window encoding:
- the nucS gene encoding endonuclease NucS: MRIVVADCSVDYAGRLSAHLPRAKRVLMLKNDGSILVHSDGGSYKPLNWMSPPCSHAQLELDESQTSAGIVEAWQVTHKKTADKLVVSLFEIFHDSAHDLGVDPGLIKDGVEAHLQELLADQIELAGAGHTLVRREYMTPIGPVDILAKDADGGSVAIEIKRRGGIDGVEQLTRYLELMNRDPKLAPVTGIFAAQEIKPQARTLAEDRGIRCLLLDYDAMRGMEDKNTLF; this comes from the coding sequence GTGCGAATCGTTGTTGCAGACTGCTCAGTCGACTATGCAGGCCGCCTGTCGGCGCACCTCCCGCGCGCCAAGCGCGTGCTCATGCTGAAGAACGACGGCAGCATCCTCGTGCACTCGGACGGCGGCTCGTACAAGCCGCTCAACTGGATGAGCCCGCCCTGCTCGCATGCGCAGCTCGAGCTCGACGAGTCGCAGACGAGCGCCGGCATCGTGGAGGCGTGGCAGGTCACCCACAAGAAGACGGCCGACAAGCTGGTGGTGTCGCTCTTCGAGATCTTCCACGACAGCGCGCACGATCTCGGCGTCGACCCCGGGCTCATCAAGGACGGCGTCGAGGCGCACCTGCAGGAGCTGCTCGCCGACCAGATCGAACTCGCCGGAGCCGGGCACACCCTCGTGCGGCGCGAGTACATGACGCCGATCGGCCCCGTCGACATCCTCGCGAAGGACGCGGACGGCGGGTCGGTCGCGATCGAGATCAAGCGCCGCGGCGGCATCGACGGCGTCGAGCAGCTCACCCGCTACCTCGAGCTCATGAACCGCGACCCGAAGCTCGCCCCGGTCACCGGCATCTTCGCCGCGCAGGAGATCAAGCCGCAGGCGCGCACGCTGGCCGAGGATCGCGGCATCCGCTGCCTTCTCCTCGACTACGACGCGATGCGCGGCATGGAGGACAAGAACACGCTGTTCTGA